In the genome of Caenorhabditis elegans chromosome IV, the window ATTCATGACCATCAACTCGATTCGAGTAGAAAGTGTTGAAATGGCTGATGATAAAAACACGtttgatgtgagtttttttccatATGAACAGCTAAACCTATCTGAATTTCTTAAATATGCTCaaacttcaaaacatttttttattttatcccCTGTGAATGTTTATtgtattcagaaaattgtgtTCATTCTTGACATTGACTACTCGGGCGGATTTGAAACCTCAATTGACGTCTCAACaataattgccaaaaaagCGAGCTTATCCGTTAAAATCACAAAGTTAACTGGAATGGTGCGAGTGATTTTGTCGCGACAACCATATCATCACTGGACATTCTCGTTTGTTAGccaaccaatttttgaaaccgatGTAAGTTTTAtgacaattgaattttaaaaattatttatttgcagATTAACTCACAGATTCAAGGGCATCAACTGAAAAGATTGATTCCAATTATCAAAGAAGCAATTCGTAGATCATTACAAAGGAAACATGTTTGGCCTAATTATAAGATCAGATACAGACCGTTCTTCCCGAATCCAATATTCCAGGCTTCACCACCAAtaagtaggtttttttttgagtgtttgtGACGCCCTCATAGTCTCCATTTTGAGGCTGGATTTTCTTTTAAAGAGAACACCAGAATGGGGACTAAAATGAGGaccacagaaaattttttcggtttttataAGCAAAAccgaaaagtcgaaaaatagaaaaagcgaaaaaccaaaaattttcgttcttggcaaaaccgaaaaaaaaattctgaaaacacaACGGGAAACCCGAGATAACagctctaaaaattaaaatttccagatagcTTCACTCATATCAAAATGGAAGGAGGAATCGAAGTAACTGTACTTCAATGTTCACGACTGAAAAATGCTCTTCTTCTTGATGACAAGAACAAAAATTACGAAGTTTATTGTACTGTTTCGATAGAATCTCGTCCAATTGTTCAAAATGAAGAGCAGGGACATGTTGTCAATGTGTTGCTCACTTTCTCACGTTATGATGTATCCTCTCCAATTGGATtagttttcgataaaaatgttGCGGCCACTGGTAACAATACGAATCGTGCTGTTAAAGTATGCACTGTCGAGGATAACAGTTTAGCGGATAAGGCTGCTTTCAAACCAGGAGATGTACTCGTTGCAATCAATAATGTTCCAATTCGATCTGAACGACAAGCAACGAGATTTTTACAATCGACTACTGGTGATTTGACGGTGCTTGTGGAGAGAAGTCTTGATGATATCGATGAGGAAGAATCGAAAGGTAAGAAGACAAATTTACTGAATTCtagaatctttttttttagaaagtattataattttgaagtttcaaaaattacacttttaaaactttaatttttcttagttttgaTGATGtctgttttcaaacaattctcACAAAACCACTAACTACGTTtcatttttcggtgttttattttcttgtcTCACACCACTTATACTTTTATCCAGAAGCAGCCGAAATTGTCGTGAGTACTGTTCGAGATATCGATGGAACTGGTAGCGTTAATGATACAGCTGATTCTACGAGTTTGATAAGCAATAATTCGGTGGCAAACGATAGAGATTCACTGAAGGATGATGATAAAACTATTGGAGGAATACCGGCGAAAGATGGAAAAATTAATGGTATGAGTTTGGAAAGTTTGacttctttttttggattttggagtgttttgCGAATAACTTTGTTGCATGCACGATTGAACAAATTTGCTGTAGAAgagaaaatattgtaaaacttttgctagaaaatatgaaaaatgaaacgaaaaatgtttatgagGCGGATTGTTCATATATTTATTATTCAGTTAGAACGACCTATCAAATTCTTCATAGTTTGTAGCCATCTCGTAATTAATcagttttcctatttttatcCTCCAACTCTGTGAACTATGCGCCAACTGTTCTATTCTCACGTCTTGATAGATTCGAGTCAAAGTTGTGAAGTGAGCTATTTCTATTTTCTCTGcatctttcttcttttcccattggccttttcaattttaactctCTGTGTTCTTCAGAagataaaaaaatgaaacgagTGAATGAGTTCAGTGTAATAATCCATTTCGTCTGACATTTTATGAGCATGAACTTTCTTTTGTTGCTGCAGCACATGGGACATAAAGGGATCACAAGTGCAGATCATGAATTTTGCAGAAACGAGAAAAACGAACGTAGTTATTTATTACTGTAGTACGAAAGGGATAcgataaataattaaattaattagaACATCGATTAagcaaaaatttctaaaaacatcAAGATTTATAATAGTTCGTGTACTTTTCAGCCACCGCCCTTGCCGCAAGACGTCGTCACAGTGTGTCAAATTTGGAATCTTCTGTAATCGACACGAACACCGAATCTGTTGCCTCTTCTATTTTCGGATTAggtatgttttttcttttgaacaaACTGTTCCCTCTTTACGTGGAACTCCCATTTTAATCAGTAACCGTCGATCATGTTACGGTATCCGTGAGAAACCGGTTTTCTGATCGTTGAACAgttaaaaaatgagattttttcgaacggaaaatattttattcaaataagaACACTTTCAATTCGAGCTTTTGTTATGCatatgaaaaaggaaaatggaaaagatgagaaaagaaaactcgTTTTTAACGACGGGATCCATCCTCGAAGAAGACTCCACCATCGAGAGCACAGTATTTTGGACAGACTCCCTTCTCTCCTGGATGTCCATCGcgtcctggctgtcctggacgtcctggttgtccgtctcttcctggttgtcctggtTCTCCGTTGGCTCCCTTCTCTCCTGGTCCTCCTTGAGCTCCATCCTTTCCTGGTTGTCCAGCTGGTCCGCGGGATCCTGGTTGTCCTGGACGTCCTGGCTCTCCTGGTGATCCTGGTTGTGGCTCTCCATTGCGTCCATTctctcctggtggtccagctggtcctggcTTTCCtcctggtcctggtggtccagctggtcccTTGTTTCCTGCAGTTCCATTTGGTCCttctggtcctggtggtcctggtggtccgagTGGTCCCTTGTTTccttgtggtcctggtggtccggctggtcctggtggtccttcTGGGCATGGCTTGCATGGTGGTGGGGTGATTGGCTCACATGGCTCCTTTGGTGGGCGTCCTGGATTTCCGTTAAGACCTGGTGCTCCTGGCTTTCCTGGTCGTCCAGCACGTCCTGGGGttcctggtggtccttgtgCTCCTGGAAGACAGCATCCCTCGCATTGTCCATTTCCAACTTGACGGGCGGTACGGTTGTGAGCCATCACCATATCTGGGACTCTGTTGACGTCCCCCCAAAGCTTCTTGGCCTCAGCACGGCACTCGACAATATCATGATGCATGGTCTTACGAGCATGATGAATGTAATTGTATACCATTGGAAGAGTAATACAGACCGAAAGAACGGCTACGGTAGAGAATGTAAGAGCGGCATAGCCGACGAAGCGGTAAGCCTTGATCTTGGAATCGATGTCCATGGCGGAATGGAATGATTACCAGTTACTCTGGACACCCTTATATACGGTTGCTacatgaaattttggaattcctCTTACTTTCTAACACCTCCAAAAATACCGTAATCTTTACGACATAAGGAAGTCAAAATGTCGAGTAACCGTTTGtccagaaaaataaaaggGATAGGTATCAAACTCTTCTTCGCTTTTCTCTACGTCGCTTGTTTCCATGCGCAATTTCATTATTACACTGCAACTAGGCAACGTTACAGAAGGAGGGAGTAATTGTGATTGCCAGGTCAGTAAGAACagcaaaaattatggaaaagtttgataagcaaatataaaaaagaagTTAGATGGTAATTCTCTGTTTCTGGTTTTCGTTTGATACCGGAcggtgattttcaaaaatcaagaaagttGATAAAAAGGTTCGTAGAGGTCAGGCGTTAAATGTGGTAAAGTTAGAGTAAGATGTTCGATCGGCAAGACAGAGACAGCATTTGTTGAACAAACCAGAAATCCCGTtcgaattaaaataattttatatcgattttaagaatattatattatttttcagacgcTCACAAATTCGATAAACCTCCATCTGTCTCTGTTCAACGTGCTGAAAGTGCTCGAGTGCCTCAACTTCTGATCAGCCAGCCAAGTTTCGATTTACGAAGAACACAATCGGAAAGTCATCTCGATGCAAAAGTCATTGATGCCGTTTTATCGAGTTCTGCAGATTTTGGAATGGAAAATTCTGTGGAAGACGAGATCAAGATGTTGTTGGTTGGAGATTTGAATAGAAGTGCATCTGCTGGACATAATCTGGATCCACAATTACTTGGAGTTGTTAAAAGAGAGGATAAAGATAAAACATTGACCCAGGCTGATGCTTCAAAAGGATTGGCGTTGATTGCTTCAGTAAgtttccctttttttcaaatttatcaaaattcatCATTGCACAACTCGAAATAGttgttttctgaatatttcatTCGTATGCCTTTTGTAAGAAGacagaaaacatttcaatcaACAATCCAAGCAATAAtctaaattagtttttgtCTACCAACTTTTCTTTTCCAGCAAACCGGTTCGGTTGCCTCCCTTTCATCAATGATCTCTAATCGTACTGACACTGGAACAGAAGACGGAGGTGATGATGAAGAAGCACATCTTGACAGAAAACGATCTGCGAGCACACGAAAAGCCAAAATACAGGCAACATTTGCTGCTGGAAAGAAGAAAGTTCTCGATTTGATGCCTCAGAAACGAAAGAACACCGATGCTTCAGATCTCAATGGGGAAAGCATCGAAATTGGAGCAGATGCTGGTTCACTTTACGACACAGATACGAACAGAGATCCATCGATTGGAAGATCTCCCATGGCAGTCGTTGGGAAAAGGAAAGAAAGTCCATCagatgagaaaaaagagaaaaagagattgAAGAAGAAGTTGTCAGAATCTCCGAAGATCAGAAGAGCTGCTGGTTCAGCACAGAAGGATCAGTCTCCAATGACTACAATCAAAGCTAGAACCACAAAGAGTGTTCAATTTCAGAAGGTAAacaatattattcaaaaaaatattctgattaCTTTTAAAATCTGACACTAATAGTTTCTTTTTTACTGAAGTGGGACTGtagggattactgtagtttagcaTTTTTATATTCATGCATCAATGCTCGaaattgcttttaaaaaatttcacatttttagaaagttaacaatttatcaaaacgctgactgaaatttttgaaaaatctaaaagtttttgaaatgttttcttacGATTTTCAGTAATGTTATTACAAGTGCATTCAAACTAAATCCCCACGGACGATACTTCTTTAACTGCATGGAACTTTTTTCCTGATTGTCAATCTCTGATTAGTTTCAGGACGTAATGTGGGGCCAATCACTTCACTTTGAATTTGATTCGCCTCCAGAATCCACCACACGAACTGTTATTCGATACCTCAACGTGACTGTTCACGCAAAAGAAGTGAAATCAGCTGGAACGCCGACAACTTCTGCCACGAATGTACCAAATGCAACACCATCAACTCCAGATAGCATTGCTTCTTCGTCAACAAATACGGATAACTCTGTTCCAACAAATATATCTGCAGATTCAAAACCAATTCTTCTTGGAAGTGTCTCGCTTTTCGTTCCTCAATTAATTGATGATTGTCGTCTAACACTTTCAAATTGTCATCGAGAAGTTTATCAGTTGAAGCAACCAAACACGTCATCTCCACCACAAACATCACCTGATGATCCGTAAGTTTCATCACAGTAGAATATCTAAGATATCCTGACTTAAAATAATGTTATTGTTTAAGGATGCTTGCCGAGTTTGCCCGCCATGCTGGATACGATCCTCGTCTTTGCTTCGGTGACATAACTCTTGGTTTTCGTTATTTCCCTAATGGATTCCCTGTTGACAAAGCAATCAATTCTGGCGATGAAAGTGAAGATGAGCTGAATAGGATACATAATTCAAAAGATGTAGCATCGCCGACGAGGCCTTTCTCACCACCAGCTTTATCCCCTGCAAGTCATGACTGGAAGCTCTGGTATGGAAAGAATTGTGAGTTTATGTTTTTAGTTTCAGTTGATgaagttgttttttaaaattatataaatcaCATGCCAAACAAGGGTGgcatcgaaaaattttcgatttttttcaaggaaatcgaaaaattaaaaaaaattcactttttctgaaagccgacaatcgttttaaaaaaacatctcagaaaaaaaaatcaattttcgttgAAACGTATAActgtattttaaacaaaacaatatGGCTAAAATCTTAAGATATtcctcgaaaaatcaaaaaaaaaatcgaattatcgGAACAgcgaaaaacagaaaaaccgACACTCTTGATACCGAACGTTTTAATTATCTGTAACTTCATCTTTTTCAGCTACGACCTGCGCAATGTGTCGAGGTAAAATTTGGCTCCGCAACGCTTCTTCGTGCTCACGGTGTCTTGTCATTTGCCATAACAAATGCGTCGTCAAGGCCAATAGCGGAGGAATCGCATGTACACCCCAACAACATCTCACACCGCCATCAAATCTTCAACTTCACTCTGACGAGcattttgaagagatatcTGCTTCTGAACTAGATCATCCATCTGTAACTCCAGGAGATCATCAAATTGATGAGACACGTTCATTGATAATGCAATCACCATCTACTCCTTCAAGTTCTATTGCTGGATCGCGTACGTTAAAACGACTTTAAAATCAAGATAAAAACTACGAATACTTAATTTCAGTAGACACACCAGAAATGTCAAAACGCGCCAGATTCCGAAAAGTGacagaaaagttttcaaattggaGAAAAGGAGGAAAAAAGAAGGATGACGACGATTTCATCGGAAGGTAACccgaaagtttgaattttcataattataaTTGTATTTTCCAGAAGAGAAACTATTGACACTGATTCATGTGCTGATACTGGTTCCTTACAATCTCAAGACATTTCCAATAGAGATAGCCCAATGGCAAGTATTCAAGATGTTCTCTCCGATGTTCTTCCAGGTCTAGATGGATCTCCATTCATAAGTGgattatattttcaggtatccttatttttctaaatataaaattataagTAACCTTATTTCAGCCTGGAAATGCATATAATGAGCAGACGATTcgaaatgcaaaaatgctTGGACGTGAGATCTTCTGTGATCTTCCATCTGAGCAACGAGTCGAGAGAATCAACTCACAAATCGATAGAATTCAGACAGCGATAAGAGAAACGAAAGATAATCGATTGAGTGTGATGCAAAATGGCGGAGGTATTCAATTCTGCCCGAACTTCATGTAATCTACAATAATTTTGAGACATTTCAGAATCGTCAGCCAAGTTTCAAGGTCTGGACGAACGTCTTCAAGCTCTCGCTGTTGTCATGCTTCACTATTGTTCTGCTCTTCAAGATTGCCAATCAGGAAGATCCACACCA includes:
- the pdzd-8 gene encoding PDZ Domain containing (Confirmed by transcript evidence), with translation MLIAFLVGFICGVLLLLGILYIFIVDPWAPPTDQPQPPIEQFRPAQIPEELRTFLKSGEDGQGISKWESCNSISLLLHMLFQEHKDTRALRRWVHKRLQMEMNDITTRSAAGRLIQEIRIRELSLGTKFMTINSIRVESVEMADDKNTFDKIVFILDIDYSGGFETSIDVSTIIAKKASLSVKITKLTGMVRVILSRQPYHHWTFSFVSQPIFETDINSQIQGHQLKRLIPIIKEAIRRSLQRKHVWPNYKIRYRPFFPNPIFQASPPINSFTHIKMEGGIEVTVLQCSRLKNALLLDDKNKNYEVYCTVSIESRPIVQNEEQGHVVNVLLTFSRYDVSSPIGLVFDKNVAATGNNTNRAVKVCTVEDNSLADKAAFKPGDVLVAINNVPIRSERQATRFLQSTTGDLTVLVERSLDDIDEEESKEAAEIVVSTVRDIDGTGSVNDTADSTSLISNNSVANDRDSLKDDDKTIGGIPAKDGKINATALAARRRHSVSNLESSVIDTNTESVASSIFGLDAHKFDKPPSVSVQRAESARVPQLLISQPSFDLRRTQSESHLDAKVIDAVLSSSADFGMENSVEDEIKMLLVGDLNRSASAGHNLDPQLLGVVKREDKDKTLTQADASKGLALIASQTGSVASLSSMISNRTDTGTEDGGDDEEAHLDRKRSASTRKAKIQATFAAGKKKVLDLMPQKRKNTDASDLNGESIEIGADAGSLYDTDTNRDPSIGRSPMAVVGKRKESPSDEKKEKKRLKKKLSESPKIRRAAGSAQKDQSPMTTIKARTTKSVQFQKFQDVMWGQSLHFEFDSPPESTTRTVIRYLNVTVHAKEVKSAGTPTTSATNVPNATPSTPDSIASSSTNTDNSVPTNISADSKPILLGSVSLFVPQLIDDCRLTLSNCHREVYQLKQPNTSSPPQTSPDDPMLAEFARHAGYDPRLCFGDITLGFRYFPNGFPVDKAINSGDESEDELNRIHNSKDVASPTRPFSPPALSPASHDWKLWYGKNSTTCAMCRGKIWLRNASSCSRCLVICHNKCVVKANSGGIACTPQQHLTPPSNLQLHSDEHFEEISASELDHPSVTPGDHQIDETRSLIMQSPSTPSSSIAGSLDTPEMSKRARFRKVTEKFSNWRKGGKKKDDDDFIGRRETIDTDSCADTGSLQSQDISNRDSPMASIQDVLSDVLPGLDGSPFISGLYFQPGNAYNEQTIRNAKMLGREIFCDLPSEQRVERINSQIDRIQTAIRETKDNRLSVMQNGGESSAKFQGLDERLQALAVVMLHYCSALQDCQSGRSTPAPPPDDDNQKRESPDYRRNIIRQRRLKQ
- the pdzd-8 gene encoding PDZ Domain containing (Confirmed by transcript evidence), which translates into the protein MLIAFLVGFICGVLLLLGILYIFIVDPWAPPTDQPQPPIEQFRPAQIPEELRTFLKSGEDGQGISKWESCNSISLLLHMLFQEHKDTRALRRWVHKRLQMEMNDITTRSAAGRLIQEIRIRELSLGTKFMTINSIRVESVEMADDKNTFDKIVFILDIDYSGGFETSIDVSTIIAKKASLSVKITKLTGMVRVILSRQPYHHWTFSFVSQPIFETDINSQIQGHQLKRLIPIIKEAIRRSLQRKHVWPNYKIRYRPFFPNPIFQASPPINSFTHIKMEGGIEVTVLQCSRLKNALLLDDKNKNYEVYCTVSIESRPIVQNEEQGHVVNVLLTFSRYDVSSPIGLVFDKNVAATGNNTNRAVKVCTVEDNSLADKAAFKPGDVLVAINNVPIRSERQATRFLQSTTGDLTVLVERSLDDIDEEESKEAAEIVVSTVRDIDGTGSVNDTADSTSLISNNSVANDRDSLKDDDKTIGGIPAKDGKINATALAARRRHSVSNLESSVIDTNTESVASSIFGLDAHKFDKPPSVSVQRAESARVPQLLISQPSFDLRRTQSESHLDAKVIDAVLSSSADFGMENSVEDEIKMLLVGDLNRSASAGHNLDPQLLGVVKREDKDKTLTQADASKGLALIASQTGSVASLSSMISNRTDTGTEDGGDDEEAHLDRKRSASTRKAKIQATFAAGKKKVLDLMPQKRKNTDASDLNGESIEIGADAGSLYDTDTNRDPSIGRSPMAVVGKRKESPSDEKKEKKRLKKKLSESPKIRRAAGSAQKDQSPMTTIKARTTKSVQFQKFQDVMWGQSLHFEFDSPPESTTRTVIRYLNVTVHAKEVKSAGTPTTSATNVPNATPSTPDSIASSSTNTDNSVPTNISADSKPILLGSVSLFVPQLIDDCRLTLSNCHREVYQLKQPNTSSPPQTSPDDPMLAEFARHAGYDPRLCFGDITLGFRYFPNGFPVDKAINSGDESEDELNRIHNSKDVASPTRPFSPPALSPASHDWKLWYGKNSTTCAMCRGKIWLRNASSCSRCLVICHNKCVVKANSGGIACTPQQHLTPPSNLQLHSDEHFEEISASELDHPSVTPGDHQIDETRSLIMQSPSTPSSSIAGSLDTPEMSKRARFRKVTEKFSNWRKGGKKKDDDDFIGRRETIDTDSCADTGSLQSQDISNRDSPMASIQDVLSDVLPGLDGSPFISGLYFQPGNAYNEQTIRNAKMLGREIFCDLPSEQRVERINSQIDRIQTAIRETKDNRLSVMQNGGDISESSAKFQGLDERLQALAVVMLHYCSALQDCQSGRSTPAPPPDDDNQKREITEEISSVNVDSNNEEDSESVLDEDTVTGDVPVQHDHPLERPTKLDPSSDAVEAHS
- the pdzd-8 gene encoding PDZ Domain containing (Confirmed by transcript evidence), which produces MLIAFLVGFICGVLLLLGILYIFIVDPWAPPTDQPQPPIEQFRPAQIPEELRTFLKSGEDGQGISKWESCNSISLLLHMLFQEHKDTRALRRWVHKRLQMEMNDITTRSAAGRLIQEIRIRELSLGTKFMTINSIRVESVEMADDKNTFDKIVFILDIDYSGGFETSIDVSTIIAKKASLSVKITKLTGMVRVILSRQPYHHWTFSFVSQPIFETDINSQIQGHQLKRLIPIIKEAIRRSLQRKHVWPNYKIRYRPFFPNPIFQASPPINSFTHIKMEGGIEVTVLQCSRLKNALLLDDKNKNYEVYCTVSIESRPIVQNEEQGHVVNVLLTFSRYDVSSPIGLVFDKNVAATGNNTNRAVKVCTVEDNSLADKAAFKPGDVLVAINNVPIRSERQATRFLQSTTGDLTVLVERSLDDIDEEESKEAAEIVVSTVRDIDGTGSVNDTADSTSLISNNSVANDRDSLKDDDKTIGGIPAKDGKINATALAARRRHSVSNLESSVIDTNTESVASSIFGLDAHKFDKPPSVSVQRAESARVPQLLISQPSFDLRRTQSESHLDAKVIDAVLSSSADFGMENSVEDEIKMLLVGDLNRSASAGHNLDPQLLGVVKREDKDKTLTQADASKGLALIASQTGSVASLSSMISNRTDTGTEDGGDDEEAHLDRKRSASTRKAKIQATFAAGKKKVLDLMPQKRKNTDASDLNGESIEIGADAGSLYDTDTNRDPSIGRSPMAVVGKRKESPSDEKKEKKRLKKKLSESPKIRRAAGSAQKDQSPMTTIKARTTKSVQFQKDVMWGQSLHFEFDSPPESTTRTVIRYLNVTVHAKEVKSAGTPTTSATNVPNATPSTPDSIASSSTNTDNSVPTNISADSKPILLGSVSLFVPQLIDDCRLTLSNCHREVYQLKQPNTSSPPQTSPDDPMLAEFARHAGYDPRLCFGDITLGFRYFPNGFPVDKAINSGDESEDELNRIHNSKDVASPTRPFSPPALSPASHDWKLWYGKNSTTCAMCRGKIWLRNASSCSRCLVICHNKCVVKANSGGIACTPQQHLTPPSNLQLHSDEHFEEISASELDHPSVTPGDHQIDETRSLIMQSPSTPSSSIAGSLDTPEMSKRARFRKVTEKFSNWRKGGKKKDDDDFIGRRETIDTDSCADTGSLQSQDISNRDSPMASIQDVLSDVLPGLDGSPFISGLYFQPGNAYNEQTIRNAKMLGREIFCDLPSEQRVERINSQIDRIQTAIRETKDNRLSVMQNGGESSAKFQGLDERLQALAVVMLHYCSALQDCQSGRSTPAPPPDDDNQKRESPDYRRNIIRQRRLKQ
- the pdzd-8 gene encoding PDZ Domain containing (Confirmed by transcript evidence); amino-acid sequence: MLIAFLVGFICGVLLLLGILYIFIVDPWAPPTDQPQPPIEQFRPAQIPEELRTFLKSGEDGQGISKWESCNSISLLLHMLFQEHKDTRALRRWVHKRLQMEMNDITTRSAAGRLIQEIRIRELSLGTKFMTINSIRVESVEMADDKNTFDKIVFILDIDYSGGFETSIDVSTIIAKKASLSVKITKLTGMVRVILSRQPYHHWTFSFVSQPIFETDINSQIQGHQLKRLIPIIKEAIRRSLQRKHVWPNYKIRYRPFFPNPIFQASPPINSFTHIKMEGGIEVTVLQCSRLKNALLLDDKNKNYEVYCTVSIESRPIVQNEEQGHVVNVLLTFSRYDVSSPIGLVFDKNVAATGNNTNRAVKVCTVEDNSLADKAAFKPGDVLVAINNVPIRSERQATRFLQSTTGDLTVLVERSLDDIDEEESKATALAARRRHSVSNLESSVIDTNTESVASSIFGLDAHKFDKPPSVSVQRAESARVPQLLISQPSFDLRRTQSESHLDAKVIDAVLSSSADFGMENSVEDEIKMLLVGDLNRSASAGHNLDPQLLGVVKREDKDKTLTQADASKGLALIASQTGSVASLSSMISNRTDTGTEDGGDDEEAHLDRKRSASTRKAKIQATFAAGKKKVLDLMPQKRKNTDASDLNGESIEIGADAGSLYDTDTNRDPSIGRSPMAVVGKRKESPSDEKKEKKRLKKKLSESPKIRRAAGSAQKDQSPMTTIKARTTKSVQFQKFQDVMWGQSLHFEFDSPPESTTRTVIRYLNVTVHAKEVKSAGTPTTSATNVPNATPSTPDSIASSSTNTDNSVPTNISADSKPILLGSVSLFVPQLIDDCRLTLSNCHREVYQLKQPNTSSPPQTSPDDPMLAEFARHAGYDPRLCFGDITLGFRYFPNGFPVDKAINSGDESEDELNRIHNSKDVASPTRPFSPPALSPASHDWKLWYGKNSTTCAMCRGKIWLRNASSCSRCLVICHNKCVVKANSGGIACTPQQHLTPPSNLQLHSDEHFEEISASELDHPSVTPGDHQIDETRSLIMQSPSTPSSSIAGSLDTPEMSKRARFRKVTEKFSNWRKGGKKKDDDDFIGRRETIDTDSCADTGSLQSQDISNRDSPMASIQDVLSDVLPGLDGSPFISGLYFQPGNAYNEQTIRNAKMLGREIFCDLPSEQRVERINSQIDRIQTAIRETKDNRLSVMQNGGESSAKFQGLDERLQALAVVMLHYCSALQDCQSGRSTPAPPPDDDNQKREITEEISSVNVDSNNEEDSESVLDEDTVTGDVPVQHDHPLERPTKLDPSSDAVEAHS
- the pdzd-8 gene encoding PDZ Domain containing (Confirmed by transcript evidence); this translates as MLIAFLVGFICGVLLLLGILYIFIVDPWAPPTDQPQPPIEQFRPAQIPEELRTFLKSGEDGQGISKWESCNSISLLLHMLFQEHKDTRALRRWVHKRLQMEMNDITTRSAAGRLIQEIRIRELSLGTKFMTINSIRVESVEMADDKNTFDKIVFILDIDYSGGFETSIDVSTIIAKKASLSVKITKLTGMVRVILSRQPYHHWTFSFVSQPIFETDINSQIQGHQLKRLIPIIKEAIRRSLQRKHVWPNYKIRYRPFFPNPIFQASPPINSFTHIKMEGGIEVTVLQCSRLKNALLLDDKNKNYEVYCTVSIESRPIVQNEEQGHVVNVLLTFSRYDVSSPIGLVFDKNVAATGNNTNRAVKVCTVEDNSLADKAAFKPGDVLVAINNVPIRSERQATRFLQSTTGDLTVLVERSLDDIDEEESKEAAEIVVSTVRDIDGTGSVNDTADSTSLISNNSVANDRDSLKDDDKTIGGIPAKDGKINATALAARRRHSVSNLESSVIDTNTESVASSIFGLDAHKFDKPPSVSVQRAESARVPQLLISQPSFDLRRTQSESHLDAKVIDAVLSSSADFGMENSVEDEIKMLLVGDLNRSASAGHNLDPQLLGVVKREDKDKTLTQADASKGLALIASQTGSVASLSSMISNRTDTGTEDGGDDEEAHLDRKRSASTRKAKIQATFAAGKKKVLDLMPQKRKNTDASDLNGESIEIGADAGSLYDTDTNRDPSIGRSPMAVVGKRKESPSDEKKEKKRLKKKLSESPKIRRAAGSAQKDQSPMTTIKARTTKSVQFQKDVMWGQSLHFEFDSPPESTTRTVIRYLNVTVHAKEVKSAGTPTTSATNVPNATPSTPDSIASSSTNTDNSVPTNISADSKPILLGSVSLFVPQLIDDCRLTLSNCHREVYQLKQPNTSSPPQTSPDDPMLAEFARHAGYDPRLCFGDITLGFRYFPNGFPVDKAINSGDESEDELNRIHNSKDVASPTRPFSPPALSPASHDWKLWYGKNSTTCAMCRGKIWLRNASSCSRCLVICHNKCVVKANSGGIACTPQQHLTPPSNLQLHSDEHFEEISASELDHPSVTPGDHQIDETRSLIMQSPSTPSSSIAGSLDTPEMSKRARFRKVTEKFSNWRKGGKKKDDDDFIGRRETIDTDSCADTGSLQSQDISNRDSPMASIQDVLSDVLPGLDGSPFISGLYFQPGNAYNEQTIRNAKMLGREIFCDLPSEQRVERINSQIDRIQTAIRETKDNRLSVMQNGGDISESSAKFQGLDERLQALAVVMLHYCSALQDCQSGRSTPAPPPDDDNQKRESPDYRRNIIRQRRLKQ